The DNA window TGCCATAATCCTTCTTTTCATCTCATATTCACTCATCTCACAATCGTACTTCTTGGTTCTaattatcaaattttttacctTAGTGATGTAGTTCGCTGCACTAACGCTACCATCATAATACAAGTTGGACCATTCCTGGGAAATTTCTCTTATAATTGATGTTTTGGTTTTATCATAAATACCGGCATCAATATCAAGTAGAAGTTGCAAACCATCCTTTGTGCTAGCCCCATTTGGAAAGCAATCCCTATGATATAATAAGAATtcgtttataaaatttaacgTCTCTGATCCATAGACGGATTCAGCATTCTTTTCAAGTAAACACCCTAAACCATTAAGtttcattttcaacaaTAAACCTTTCATATGAAAGATGAaatcgtttttttttatatccgTATAATTGCTAGAATATAACAAGTTATAAAGCTTGTCGAGTACTTCATCTTTAGAAAGCATAACTGAATTCCTCTCAGTGTGAGTGCCATGTTCAGATGAAACCTGATCTGaagtgatattattattattattggaattatACGGATGGGACATTATTAGTAGATCAACCATGAAACTGTATGTTTAGTAAAGTTATATTATTGactataatatttttactgAATGttctcttttattatttgtaaatatatttttcaatacaCTATTGGAATTTGGttccaacaaaaatatttatttattcgaGATTTATATGAGTGAGTTCTTGTGGGACACAGtgtataattattttatttatgaGAGAAATTACGATGTctgtattttgttttatttttatatatttgttattttttttttgagcgagtagaatttattaaaaaaatttttttttgtttttatttctcgTTTAGTAATTTATAGATTGGGAAAATAGGATCACGTggattatacaaaaaaagaaattttgtttcattaaaaattaatatttactttttgaaattatttattaggAGATACGCGCGATGGGATTAGATTGCTACTGCTGCATAATGAACGTATAACAAGCAAACAAATACAatcaagaagaaaatatacgACACAGTAATAAAcgcgaaaaaaaatattaattgaaCTCACAGAAAGCGACGCATTGAGAAGGCGTACAACtaccaaataaaaaaaaaaataataaaaaaacaagcgAGTTATTTATACGAGATTGGATTGGGcaccaaatattttcacGATGTAAAAGAAGCGGGTGgcaaataaagaaaaagttgtaTTTCAATTAGCACATTACACAACTTGATTACATTGATTACATTCATTATACAAAGTGTATATGTAATAAGAAACAAGTAAAATACACAGAATAACAAGTAAATTAACATGAACCAAGAAGATTATTAGAGTTTAcaacaatttaaaataaaaaagacagGGTTGATAGGTGGATTACATTATGGAGAGTGTttgaaagaagaaggaaagatcacgttttttttttattttttttttttttaaatttagtcAGGATTTATTCGAGCAAGTGAGTAAGTGAGTGATTGTAGtagatattttgttttagattttattttatttgtaggAATTATTAGGATATTTGAGTTTTGAGTTGGGTTGTATTTGGTTGATTATGTTTAATGGTTTTCTGTGTGGGTGTgatttcttaaaaaaaaatttttttctttttttcttttttttctttttttcttttttttctttttttcttttttttctttttttttttttttttttctttctcagttgataatttatgaaaataatcatGTGACTGTTGTAGCTTAGTTCGTGTGTGTTCTTGTTTGATCACGTTGTGCTTTTTGCGCGGATcagatttgttaaaaaaaatattttttttttgtcggATAACAAGTTGTGTTTTTTTGCACGTGTaagatttgttaaaaaaaaaataattttttttctttggttgATAAGTTATTAGAGTTGTTAAGAAATGATGAGTTGAGTTGTATGGATTATGcttgaaatataaatttacaGGTTTATATTAGAGCTAGTGATTATCATTGATATGACtgattatttaattaaaaggcATATGATATGAGGAATTAATTGGATAATATACAAGATATAAGAACAcattggataaaaaaaacaaacaaagagACAAGgatatgataatattattagtgataGTTATATTGAGAGGATAAGTGGAGTCTTTGACAAACAGGTTGGAGTTATAGTGGTGGATAATTGAGTTGAGTTGTGGAGAAAGTaggatttattattattattctttttattttgttaggTGATGAGATATTTTGATAGatgatatatttaataaatgcaattattatgaatgaTGGGATTAGAAATAGTATCAAAAGTATGATGGGATTAGAGTTAGgattataattatgatgGGAGTATTAGTATATTTATAGATATGAAGACGAGATTAGTATAATAGGATTAGAGTTGAAATTGAATTACTAGAGTATTgggattatttatttattgaattataGATAGGGTGAGATTATTAGTTATATTATGATTACTATCGTACTTAGATTACAAGTGAGTTGTGAAGATTTATACAGTCGAATTAGAAATGTATTTAGATGATAAGTGAGTTGAGATTGTGTATTGGGAGATGTGGGTATGTTAGAATTATGAATGaagtatatttaaatattggaGATATTTGGATTGAATATGGTGAGGGATTCTAGATGGAGTATGATTAGAAGTATGTTTGAgttattgatatattattagtataatTGGAATTGGATTATAGATAGTGTGGAGTTATTGGATATTGagattataaaaacatattgACCATGATACAAGgattattgataaatttggataattattatacgGATAGTATAAGTATATTAGAATAGTTATTCTAATGAGATAATTATTAGATTGggattatgaatatatttgaataattagTATGTTAAGGTGACAAGTAGATTGGTATAACTATTGATATAGATGGAATAGAAGTGGGGTTAGacaataaagatatttggAGGATAAGTATTGGATATGATTATAAATGTAGAATGAGACGACTAGGATATAGAGTATAAGAGTGGTGAGACATGATTATAAATGCTATTGagattatgaatatgaatatgaatatgaatgattattataaatacaaattgGGGATATGATTAGTAGAATGATTATTGGAGTgatacaataaatatatatggagGATAATTATACTGAGACATTCAGAGTATTATAGTTATGAGGATTTATTTTGGTTATAAGGATGGATGGATCGTTATTATGATATGATTATAAATGCTATTGGGAGTatgatattgttattataaatatagtagaataattattggagtgagacaataaatatatatggagGATAATTATATTGAGATATCTAGAGTATTATAGTTATgagaatttattttgattataaagatGAATGGATAGTTATTATGacattattatgaatattaatggaggatatgaatatgaatatgaatggatgataattataaatatgaaTTGGAGATACGATTAGTAGAATGATTATTGGAGTgatacaataaatatatatggagGATAACTATATTGAGACATTCAGAGTATTATAGTTATgagtatttattttgattataaagatGGATGGAAAGTTATTATGacattattatgaatattaatGGGGGATgtgaatatgaatatgaatggatgataattataaatatgaaTTGGGGATACGATTAGTAGAATAATTATGATATTGGCATGATAAATATAGGAGAATGATTATTAGAGTGagacaataaatatatatggagGATAATTATACTGAGACATTCAGAGTATTATAGTTATGAGGATTTATTTTGGTTATAAAGATGGATGGATAGTTATTATGATATGATTGTAGATGTTATTGGGAGTAtgatattggtattataaatatagtagaataattattggagtgagaca is part of the Saccharomycodes ludwigii strain NBRC 1722 chromosome III, whole genome shotgun sequence genome and encodes:
- a CDS encoding zinc finger CCHC domain-containing protein; translation: MVDLLIMSHPYNSNNNNNITSDQVSSEHGTHTERNSVMLSKDEVLDKLYNLLYSSNYTDIKKNDFIFHMKGLLLKMKLNGLGCLLEKNAESVYGSETLNFINEFLLYHRDCFPNGASTKDGLQLLLDIDAGIYDKTKTSIIREISQEWSNLYYDGSVSAANYITKVKNLIIRTKKYDCEMSEYEMKRRIMASMKKDYHKVKDIILLLNRGKLDVDFEEIYEIITNIYHEKEKEIAITCRFDKDPFARQFFRDKENYKKKKGIYNKRSNEGFAKNVSSNKPVVCYNCRQEGHIRPNCPELKEKEVKIKEIKLFNEREEITRHQVPLGLDWLRKF